The following nucleotide sequence is from Barnesiella propionica.
GGAAAAAGAATCGCGCGAAATATTATTGGATGTAGTTAATACGCCTATCAGTCCCGAACTTATTCCGGCAGACGAGAAAGGGAATATATGCCAGAAAACCGAAGATATCGTAGGGCCTTATGAATTGCATGATTTTTTCTTATATTATATGGTAAGGTACGGGTTTCGTCCGGCTAAAATATATTATCTGGCAAATGCGGCTTTTGAAGGAAGATATCCCCTTGCGACTATAAAGAAATGGATGGTCGTTTTCTATCGTCGTTTCTTTAACCAGCAGTTTAAACGTTCATGTCTCCCTGATGGTCCTAAAGTGGGTTCGGTGAGTTTATCTCCCCGTGGGGACTGGCGGATGCCGAGCGATGCATCTTCTGCTATGTGGATTAAAGAATGTGAGTCCTTGCCTGAATAATAAAAATAAATAAAAGTATAATATATGTGGCGGAAACCGGTTTAAACCGGTTTCCGTTTTTGTATACCGGAATATCAAAGAAGCGGATGTAAAGTGTGGCTATTTACTTTCCGTATTTTTAATTTTTATATCTTTTCTTCTTGTACTCGGTATGGAGTCTAACCGATTTACCTGAACAGAATCCGTAACCAGTTTCAGGTCAGGTATGAGCTTATTTTTCTTTTTTCCCCAGGGAATAAGGTCTCCGAATACACGGTTGAAATCTCTCTTGAATAAAATACCGACCCCCTGAGTGGTTAGGGCCGATTTTATATAATAATTCCGGTCATTGTAGTGGTTATAAGCTTTTAAACGTAAATTACCGCTCTTGGTAAGTAAATATTCCAGATCGAAATCGCCAATAAATGTATTGTTGTTCATTGTATTGTCCCGGTAGCCGAAATTCCCGTTAAAAATAAGACGGTTATTTAATAGCTGGCTGGATAATGCCAATTCTACCTCCATGTCCGAGAAGTCTCCTTTTTCGCTTCTGAAGTTCGGAGCGATACTCCAGTTGTCGCTTAATTGCCCTAAGATATTCGTCAATTGGGAGGATAAAGTAGAAGATGCCACCGATGCAAGTTCATTATTCCGGTTTTGTCCTGTATTCATATAATCGGGCGTATAGAATCTGTTCAGTGCCAATAAATAAATTATTTGCCTGTTCATCATGTCATCCGTATTGATGATGCTTTTCACCTTTCGGTCTATATCTTGTGTCAGTGTAGGGAATTCTATATCGAAACTCAGGTCGGGATGCTGGATATCCCCTCTAACGTTCAGTACAGTATATACCGGAACTGTGGTACGGGTTAGATCTTTGTCGTTTACGAATGTTTCGTCCAGGTCCAGTAAGTTTGCAGTCAGAGAATATATGGCGCTAATATCCAGCATGGCCGCCATAGGATTACCGTGGAATGCAATGCTGCTTCCCTGGCGGATGGAAAAATCCCTCATGATGATATCCTGCAGACTGAAATTGTAGTTCCCTTTTTCGAGCGTATAGGTACCGTATATGTTTATATCTTCGGAAGAAGAGTTGTATTCCAGACGCATAGCTCCGTTTCCGGTTGCTTTTATCATATCGCCAGAAGAGGGATCCATGACAAGATTGACTGCCGTATTGTTGCCGGCATCCACCTGAAGGTTGAGATATAGCACGTTTTCGGTTTGCCTTTCCTGTAGCATGCGGGCGTTGTTCGTTGTCACCGTGCTATCTTCCAGCGAACTCTGAATATGTTGTTGTCTCCTCTTGTCGGTAAAAGTAATGAATGTATAATCCCCGGCTGCTTCGGTATTGGAAAGTACAAACGTGAATTTAGAATCTCCGGCCGTACTCATATTTACATCTATATCGGTGCGGGCCGGATTTCCTTTAATGGAAGCTGAGCCGGTTCCGAATATTGTACCGTAATAGGTAGGACTTTGTAATTCTGTTACATTGTATGACAGGAAATTACGGGCATCTGTAATAGATATGTCGAATGTAAGGTCTTTAAAATAATGATGCCGGAGCAATCCGCCCGCTTTTGCCGTATGTCCGAATTTATCATGAACAGTAACATTATTGAACGATACGCTGCTGGGGGTAAGGTGAACGCTGTCGGAAAGAGTATAAGCCGTGTTGAGATATTCTATACCGAATTTCAGGTTTTCGGCGTAGGCATCTCCGGCTACTGTAAGCTCCTTGAAATTCCCGTAAAAATCTATATGTCCAGAAGCAGTTCCTGATATATTTTTCATGATTTTCGATATGAACGGCTGTAAGAATGAGATATTGAGTTTTTGCGCGTCGAAAGAAAGAGATAGGGAATCTTTCGTGGGGAAAATATAACCGTCTATCCTCGTCTTGTATCCTTCTGCCTGATCGATATGTCCCTGCATGAGGATACCTTTATTGTCATTGTTCCACATACTGTGGAGATTCAAGTCGCCGAATATAGCATAATTATAGGAGAAGTTTTTTACAAAAAGACGATCGGTATTGAGTTGAGGAGCACCGCTGAACAAGGATGAAGCAGTAAAATCGCCAGTAGCACGGCCTCCGAATGTTACATTATTGATATTCAATGTTTCAAAAACATAATCAAGGTTGACATCATTCAGCCGGAGTACTATCATATCTTCGGGGTTTGGGGATGCCGCACCGTTGACACGAATATGCTGGGATTCATGGGCTATTTCAAAATTATTGACCGATATCTGTTTGTCACGTATTGAAATGTCTGCCGGATGCATTTGCCATATAGTATCATTGAAAATGATTTGAGACGGATTTATTTTCACTTCTGCCTGTAAGGATTTATCTTTATCCGGTCTAAAGATATGTGTGGACGTGTTTATTTCTCCGCAATATGTTTTTGCCATATCATTATTCCAGTTTATGATAAGATCTACGTTATCTTGTAAGGCTGAGCTCCGCAGGTTCCAGTTTGTATGTGAATTGAGTTTTTTATTGAACATGCTTACTTCTGCCAACAGGGATATTTTCCCGTTACTTTTATTCAAAGTAACAGTTATGTCTTCCAGTTGCTTTTTTTTATGCCATAAATAAGGCGCACTGAAAGAGAGGTTTATTCGGTCTGAGGGATCGCTCAGACTGCCTTGTAATATAGCCCGATCCGTAAGAGTGACAGGTAAATTAAATATCCGGGCCATTTCAATATTGGGCTCGAATGTGAAATAGTAAGAAAAATCGTTTTCATTGTCATATTCGTTTTGTTTCGGTAATTCCGGTAATAAAGAAGGAAGTGCCGAAGAAAGCAACTTATATGCCGATTGCTTTAATGTGCTGAAACGATATTTTCCGGTGATGGACCCGTTTATATAGTCCGAAGTTATGGCGATGGATTGAGGATAAGTCTGGTTATGTGCTTCTATGGTAAATTGGGCTATTTTAAAATCTTCTTTGCCATTAGAGAACTTTACGCTGTCCAGTTTAATGGTTCCATTCGAATTATCCAGATTATTACCTGTGAAATTGGCATCGGTGGCGAACGATAGTTCGTAACCGGGATATTGCTTGGTAAGATGTAGTTTATGCAGATTAATTTTGCTTCCCCGGATAGTCAGGTCGAATTCCGGTTTTATTTTGTTTATGTCGGCTAATCCTTCTATCCGTAATTTACCGTTAGGATCTTCTATATTTATGAAGCCTTCATATCTGTTGTCCCCGAAAATGCCGTTGATCTCGATATTTTCATACGGATAATCGTTATAATCCACACGATTTATAATTCCGTTTATAGAACCTTCGGGTGCTTTTTTCCCTGTCTTTTTTGCATCCAGTTGAATAGACAAGCTTACTTTACCATAAGGATTTTTTTGTCCGAATAAGTTATAAAGGTCAAATTCTTTGGTTTCTACAATGCCTGTGCATATATGTGTATTTCGCGCCGTGTCGTTGCGGAGAGTGAGATCGGAATGTACGCTCCCACAGTCTGAGGATAATATGCCGCAGGCCGATAAATCACTTAAATATCCCGATAAATCTCCATTGAAATGGATATTTCCCAAGCGGCTGAGTACAGGAATAAAGGAAGCGTCTTTTTGGTTCAGGTTTTCTATTAATAACCTGGTACCTTCTGCCGTAGCGTTCAGCTCTATAGGTTTGCATTCCAGTCTTGTTCTTTTTTTGTCGGTAATATAGTTCAGGTTCATATCTCCGGTTACAGATACGTTTCCCTGACTCGTTTGTAATTTTATTTGTTTTATTTTCATTTGGTTGATGCTTCCGGACAGGTCGACGGAAAAAGAAACAGGAGAAGTGAAATAAGATAATGCCGGGACAAAAGGCGATGCGTCCTGTAGTACTAATTTTGAATTATCCAGTTTGAAATGTATTTGTGCGCTATCGCAGAATTGTTGCAAAGAGTCCACGTGGGACATGTTTATTGTAGCGGCAGTTGAGGAAATTTGACTTTTGTTCAGGTGGATGAGTAGATTGTTTAACGTCGCTTCTTGTGTGTTCGTGATAAAACGGAAACTCATTCGTTTTAATGCGAATCCCGATTTTTCTTCAAAACTCAACCGTTTAACGAACATGTTGATAGAATCTCGTGTAAATGCTTTAAGTGAAATGGTCGACAGGAGATTATGCACTTCTATGTGATTCTTGTCAAATAGTCCAGGAGCTTTCCCGGACTCGGACAATACGTCGTATTGTATCCTTCCTCTTCGAATAAGGGCCGAATTAATACGTAGGTCTATGTTGTTTTTTTGCTTCGGTTTATCCTTCTTAAAAGCGTCGATAATGAACTGGAAATTCGGAACTGAGTCGGGGTGTGCTTTGGAAATGCGTGCGTCTACTCCGAATAACTGTATATTGTTAAATACCAGATGTTGATAAAATAGATCCGATATCTCGATTCCGGCTGCCAGTTTTTTTGCATATAATAATGTATCACCTTGCTGATCAGGAATCAAAACCCCGAATAGCTCGAGTTTATTGAAAGGTGATATATTTATTCTGTCGATTTGTACCGGAGTATGCAGGAGTGCTGTCAATTCTGTGACACCGGCCTTTTTTACTTTTTCCTGTATAGACGGAATAAGTAAAAGTGTATATATCCCCACGTAGAGTATTACAAGGATGATCAGGGGGATTTTTATCAGATGTTTAAATATTGAAAATAATCTTCTCATAACTATAAGCAGACAAAAATATTACTTTTCATTGAATAAATCTCCATTTAATTGGTTTTTATTGTTTAATTTCGTCCCCGGTTTCATCACTGTTCAATGAAATGAGTAATTAACGACATTAGTTATATGAGTACAATTATTTTAGGGATAGAATCTTCTTGTGACGATACGTCCGCTGCGGTGATCCGTGACGGAGTTATCATGTCCAATGTCATTGCAAGTCAGGCTGTACATGAAGCGTTTGGCGGTGTGGTTCCCGAACTTGCATCCAGGGCTCATCAACAAAATATAATTCCGGTGGTATCCGAAGCCATTAAACGGGCTGGGATCGCCAAAGAAGAATTGAATGCTATCGCTTTCACGCGGGGCCCCGGCTTATTGGGTTCACTACTCGTAGGGACCTCTTTCGCTAAAGGGCTTGCCACTTCGTTGAATATTCCCATGGTCGATGTAAACCATTTGCAGGCGCATGTCCTGGCTCATTTTATTAAAGAGAGTGAGGATGATAATGATCAACCGTCCTTTCCATTTCTTTGCCTGTTAGTATCCGGTGGTAATTCTCAGATTATTCTGGTTAAGGCTTATAACGATATGGAGGTGATAGGGCAAACTATAGACGATGCCGCCGGAGAAGCGTTCGATAAATGTGCCAAAGTAATGGGTATGCCTTATCCGGGGGGACCTATTGTTGATCGTTTGGCAAAGGAAGGCAATCCTAAAGCATTTGTTTTGAGTAAGCCTCATATTGCCGGATATAATTATAGTTTCAGCGGGCTTAAAACTTCTTTTCTGTATTTACTGAGGGATAATTTGAAGGAAAATCCCGATTTCATCGAAAAAAACAAGGCCGATTTGTGTGCTTCATTACAAGCAACAGTAGTATCTATTCTGATGGATAAATTATATAGGGCTGCTCGTGATCTGGGAATAAAAGAAGTAGCGGTGGCCGGCGGGGTTTCTGCTAATTCCGGAGTTAGGGGTGCTTTTGAAGATTATTCAAAACGGTACGGATGGAAGATTCATTTGCCTAAATTCGCTTTTACAACCGATAATGCGGCGATGGTCGCTATAACCGGGTATTATAAATTCCTTGATAAACAATTTTGTCCTGTTTCCGAGGTTCCTTTTGCCCGGGTAGAATTATGATATAATGGAATATAATGCTCTGTTCTGGATAATAATTTTTATTGTGACAGGCGAATATCTTTTGTCCCAATATTTGTCATTATGTAACCGTAGAGCGGCTTCTCAGGAACTTCCTGAGCTTCTTGCCGGATTTTATGACAAAGAACAGTATGCACGGCAACAAGATTATTTCAAGGTGAATAATCGCTTCGGAAGTGTTACTTCTACGCTCATGTGGATACTTACAGTAATATTGCTGTGTATCGGATTTTTCGGATGGCTGAACGGCAAAAGTCTGGAAATAACATCTTCGCCTGTTTTGTCGGCTTTAGTGTTTTTCGGGATCGTAGGTTTGGGAAGCGAATTGATAAGTTTGCCGGTGGAATGGTATGAAACTTTTGTTATTGAAGAACGTTTCGGATTCAACCGAATGACAAAATGTACTTTTATTCTGGATAAAATCAAATCTTTATTATTGACGGCTTTGATAGGAGGCATGCTATTGGGACTTACCGTATATTTATATGAGATATTCGGTCAGATGTTCTGGATTTCGGCTTGCTGTGCCGTCATGCTGGTGCTCACTTTCATGAGCCTTTTTTATTCGCAGTGGATAGTTCCGGTTTTTAATAAACAGACTCCTTTAGAGTCCGGGGAATTGCGTAATGCTATAGAAGACTTTGCCTCTGAAGCAGGTTTTCAGATTCATGATATATATGTGATAGACGGTTCGCGTCGGTCTACCAAAGCCAATGCTTATTTTAGCGGCTGGGGCGCTACTAAAAGAATCGTATTATATGATACGCTTATACAGGATTTTTCGGTTCATGAAATAGTTGCCGTTCTTGCCCATGAGATGGGACATTGTAAGCATAATGATACATTGAAGATGTGGAGTCTTTCGATATTTAATGTGTTGTTATTGTTTTTTCTTTTTTCTTTGACAATCGATAATACTTATTTGGCCGGAGCTTTGGGAAGCCGGGAGTCATCGTTTATGCTTTCGTTGGTTGCGTTTTCTTTGTTATATACGCCAGTGAGCCTGGTGACGGGGCTTGTGATTAATAGTATGACACGCCGGGCTGAATACGCTGCCGATCTTTATGCCGCATCTTGTGGTCTGGCAGTTCCCCTGATAGAAGGATTAAAAAAAATATCGGTGAAGTCGCTGACTAATTTGACCCCTGATAAACGATATGTATGGTTTTATTATTCGCATCCTACGCTTTTACAACGTATGGCTAATTTAAATAAAAGAAAGGATTTGCTATGAATGTCGAAATTGTTGTTATAGGAGATGAGTTGCTGATCGGGCAAGTGATTGATACCAATTCCAACTGGATCGCTCGTGAAATGAATAAAATAGGATGGGAGGTAACTGAAATTACTACGGTTCGTGATCGCAAAGAAGAAATGGTATCTGCGTTCGACCAGGCTTTTTCCCGGGTGGATGTTGTTCTGGTAACAGGAGGCTTGGGACCGACCAAGGATGATATAACCAAACAGACATTATGCGAGTATTTCGGTGGAAAACTTGTACTGGACGAATCGGTACTTATTAATATTGAAAGGCTGTTCCGGCTACGTAATATTCCTATGAATGTACTTACTCATGATCAGGCTTATGTTCCGGACGTTTGCACCGTAATACAGAATGAAGTGGGTACCGCCCCTGTCATGTGGTTCGAAAAAGAAGGGAAAGTTCTGGTTTCCATGCCGGGAGTTCCTTTTGAAATGAAAGCAGTTATGATTGGTGAAGTAATTCCCAGGCTGCGTGCACGCTTTTGTCTGGATTCGGCGATACTTCATTATACTTGTCTGGTAAAAAATTATACGGAATCCAGACTGGCGGGTTTTCTGACAGACTTTGAATCTGCGTTGCCATCTTGTGTAAAATTGGCATATCTGCCTGCTCCCGGAGTGATAAGATTGAGATTGACGGCCCGGGGAACCGATGAAGAAGAATTGAAAAAAATATTGGATGAGCAAGCTTGTAAACTTAACAGGCTGATAGGAGACGATGTATTTTGTAATGAAGATACGTCGCTGGCGGGAGCATTAGGGCTCATATTATTACGTAAGAATATGACTTTGGCTACAGCCGAAAGTTGTACCGGAGGTAACATAGCGCATGAAATAACACGGATACCCGGTAGTTCTGCTTATTATAAAGGAAGTGTGGTTTCTTATGCTAATGAAATAAAGGAACATGTATTAGGCGTAAGTCCTGTTTCTTTGGAAAGAGCCGGAGCCGTGAGCCGTGAAGTAGTGGAACAAATGGCTTTAGGAGCGTGCCGGGTATTGAATACTTCTTGTTCTATCGCTACGTCGGGCATTGCGGGTCCCGGCGGAGGAACACCTGAGAAACCGGTAGGTATGGTATGGATAGCTTGTTGTATTGGTTCGGATGTAGTCTCGGAAGAGTTCCGTTTTGCCAGTACCAGAGAATACAATATAGAGCGTGCGACAAGTGCTGCCATGCTTAGAATGATTAAATTTCTTACGGAAGAACATCTCCAAAAATAAATATATTTTGAATTTTACCGTTCTAAAATTTGGAACGTATTTACAAAATCATTTACTTTGCACTCTGTTTGTGAAAGCAGTATGAAATTAATAAAAAAATAAAGATAGCGATGTCAAAGATTTGTCAAATTACAGGAAAAAAAGCTTTGGTTGGCAACAACGTTTCGCACTCCAAGAGAAGAACGAAAAGAAAATTTAATGTCAACCTGTTTACTAAAAAGTTCTTTTGGGTAGAACAGAATTGCTGGATTAGCCTGACTATTTCAGCTGCTGGTCTTCGTACCATCAACAAGTTAGGCTTGGATGCTGCTTTGAAACAAGCAGCCGGAAAAGGTTATTTAAACGCATAATTTAGAAGAGAGTTAGAAAAATGGCAAAGAAAGCTAAAGGTAATAGAGTACAAGTTATCCTTGAATGTACGGAGCACAAAACAAGTGGTATGCCCGGCACGTCAAGATACATTACCACCAAAAACAGAAAAAATACCACAGAGAGATTGGAATTGAAAAAATATAACCCGATTCTGAAAAAAGTAACTATTCACAAAGAAATTAAATAAGCTTGAACCATGGCAAAGAAAACAGTTGCATCATTGCAGAAAGGCGAAGGCCGTACCTATTCTAAGGTAATTAAAATGGTGAAATCACCTAAAACAGGAGCTTATATTTTTCAAGAAGAAATGGTTCCTAATGACGCAGTTAAAGACTCTCTTAAGTAAGAATTTTACTTTAAACGATATGAAAAAACTTTCTCACACGAAATGTGCGGGGAAGTTTTTTTTTAACATAATAAATTTATAGCTTTGCATTGCGAATATTTCGCTATTTCTAATTTTGATAAATATTGTAGATCATGGGATTGTTCAGCTTTTTTTCAAAAGAAAAAAAAGAGACTTTGGATAAAGGTCTTTCTAAAACAAAAGAAGGCGTTTTTTCTAAACTGGCCCGGATAGTTGCCGGTAAATCAAAAGTTGATGACGATATACTGGACGATCTTGAAGAAGTTCTGATTACTTCCGATGTTGGAGTCGATACGACTTTGCGGATAATAGAACGGATTGAGAAGAGAGTGGCCCGCGATAAATATGTGAGTACCAGTGAACTGAAAGCTCTTTTAAGAGAAGAGATTACTGCACTGCTTACTGAGAATAGCGGGACGGACGAGAGTGAATTTACAGTACCGCAAGACAAGAAGCCTTATGTTATTATGGTCGTCGGAGTGAACGGTGTAGGTAAAACTACTACTATTGGGAAACTGGCATACCAATATAAGAAAAATGGAAATAGCGTATATTTAGGTGCGGCTGATACTTTCAGGGCTGCTGCTGTAGAACAATTGGTTATATGGGGAGAACGGGTAGGAGTACCGGTGATAAAACAAAAAATGGGAGCCGATCCGGCTTCCGTTGCCTATGATGCGCTTAGTTCGGCGAAGGCAAATAATGCCGATGTCGTAATTATAGACACAGCCGGTCGTCTTCACAATAAAGTGAATTTGATGAATGAGCTGACCAAGATAAAAAATGTTATGGAGAAAGTCGTTCCGGGTGCTCCTCATGAA
It contains:
- a CDS encoding translocation/assembly module TamB domain-containing protein: MRRLFSIFKHLIKIPLIILVILYVGIYTLLLIPSIQEKVKKAGVTELTALLHTPVQIDRINISPFNKLELFGVLIPDQQGDTLLYAKKLAAGIEISDLFYQHLVFNNIQLFGVDARISKAHPDSVPNFQFIIDAFKKDKPKQKNNIDLRINSALIRRGRIQYDVLSESGKAPGLFDKNHIEVHNLLSTISLKAFTRDSINMFVKRLSFEEKSGFALKRMSFRFITNTQEATLNNLLIHLNKSQISSTAATINMSHVDSLQQFCDSAQIHFKLDNSKLVLQDASPFVPALSYFTSPVSFSVDLSGSINQMKIKQIKLQTSQGNVSVTGDMNLNYITDKKRTRLECKPIELNATAEGTRLLIENLNQKDASFIPVLSRLGNIHFNGDLSGYLSDLSACGILSSDCGSVHSDLTLRNDTARNTHICTGIVETKEFDLYNLFGQKNPYGKVSLSIQLDAKKTGKKAPEGSINGIINRVDYNDYPYENIEINGIFGDNRYEGFINIEDPNGKLRIEGLADINKIKPEFDLTIRGSKINLHKLHLTKQYPGYELSFATDANFTGNNLDNSNGTIKLDSVKFSNGKEDFKIAQFTIEAHNQTYPQSIAITSDYINGSITGKYRFSTLKQSAYKLLSSALPSLLPELPKQNEYDNENDFSYYFTFEPNIEMARIFNLPVTLTDRAILQGSLSDPSDRINLSFSAPYLWHKKKQLEDITVTLNKSNGKISLLAEVSMFNKKLNSHTNWNLRSSALQDNVDLIINWNNDMAKTYCGEINTSTHIFRPDKDKSLQAEVKINPSQIIFNDTIWQMHPADISIRDKQISVNNFEIAHESQHIRVNGAASPNPEDMIVLRLNDVNLDYVFETLNINNVTFGGRATGDFTASSLFSGAPQLNTDRLFVKNFSYNYAIFGDLNLHSMWNNDNKGILMQGHIDQAEGYKTRIDGYIFPTKDSLSLSFDAQKLNISFLQPFISKIMKNISGTASGHIDFYGNFKELTVAGDAYAENLKFGIEYLNTAYTLSDSVHLTPSSVSFNNVTVHDKFGHTAKAGGLLRHHYFKDLTFDISITDARNFLSYNVTELQSPTYYGTIFGTGSASIKGNPARTDIDVNMSTAGDSKFTFVLSNTEAAGDYTFITFTDKRRQQHIQSSLEDSTVTTNNARMLQERQTENVLYLNLQVDAGNNTAVNLVMDPSSGDMIKATGNGAMRLEYNSSSEDINIYGTYTLEKGNYNFSLQDIIMRDFSIRQGSSIAFHGNPMAAMLDISAIYSLTANLLDLDETFVNDKDLTRTTVPVYTVLNVRGDIQHPDLSFDIEFPTLTQDIDRKVKSIINTDDMMNRQIIYLLALNRFYTPDYMNTGQNRNNELASVASSTLSSQLTNILGQLSDNWSIAPNFRSEKGDFSDMEVELALSSQLLNNRLIFNGNFGYRDNTMNNNTFIGDFDLEYLLTKSGNLRLKAYNHYNDRNYYIKSALTTQGVGILFKRDFNRVFGDLIPWGKKKNKLIPDLKLVTDSVQVNRLDSIPSTRRKDIKIKNTESK
- a CDS encoding CinA family nicotinamide mononucleotide deamidase-related protein is translated as MNVEIVVIGDELLIGQVIDTNSNWIAREMNKIGWEVTEITTVRDRKEEMVSAFDQAFSRVDVVLVTGGLGPTKDDITKQTLCEYFGGKLVLDESVLINIERLFRLRNIPMNVLTHDQAYVPDVCTVIQNEVGTAPVMWFEKEGKVLVSMPGVPFEMKAVMIGEVIPRLRARFCLDSAILHYTCLVKNYTESRLAGFLTDFESALPSCVKLAYLPAPGVIRLRLTARGTDEEELKKILDEQACKLNRLIGDDVFCNEDTSLAGALGLILLRKNMTLATAESCTGGNIAHEITRIPGSSAYYKGSVVSYANEIKEHVLGVSPVSLERAGAVSREVVEQMALGACRVLNTSCSIATSGIAGPGGGTPEKPVGMVWIACCIGSDVVSEEFRFASTREYNIERATSAAMLRMIKFLTEEHLQK
- the ftsY gene encoding signal recognition particle-docking protein FtsY, which gives rise to MGLFSFFSKEKKETLDKGLSKTKEGVFSKLARIVAGKSKVDDDILDDLEEVLITSDVGVDTTLRIIERIEKRVARDKYVSTSELKALLREEITALLTENSGTDESEFTVPQDKKPYVIMVVGVNGVGKTTTIGKLAYQYKKNGNSVYLGAADTFRAAAVEQLVIWGERVGVPVIKQKMGADPASVAYDALSSAKANNADVVIIDTAGRLHNKVNLMNELTKIKNVMEKVVPGAPHEVLLVLDGSTGQNAFEQAKQFTAATEVNALAITKLDGTAKGGVVIGISDHFKMPVKYIGLGEGMEDLQVFRRQEFVDSLFGD
- a CDS encoding M48 family metallopeptidase: MEYNALFWIIIFIVTGEYLLSQYLSLCNRRAASQELPELLAGFYDKEQYARQQDYFKVNNRFGSVTSTLMWILTVILLCIGFFGWLNGKSLEITSSPVLSALVFFGIVGLGSELISLPVEWYETFVIEERFGFNRMTKCTFILDKIKSLLLTALIGGMLLGLTVYLYEIFGQMFWISACCAVMLVLTFMSLFYSQWIVPVFNKQTPLESGELRNAIEDFASEAGFQIHDIYVIDGSRRSTKANAYFSGWGATKRIVLYDTLIQDFSVHEIVAVLAHEMGHCKHNDTLKMWSLSIFNVLLLFFLFSLTIDNTYLAGALGSRESSFMLSLVAFSLLYTPVSLVTGLVINSMTRRAEYAADLYAASCGLAVPLIEGLKKISVKSLTNLTPDKRYVWFYYSHPTLLQRMANLNKRKDLL
- the rpmG gene encoding 50S ribosomal protein L33, translated to MAKKAKGNRVQVILECTEHKTSGMPGTSRYITTKNRKNTTERLELKKYNPILKKVTIHKEIK
- the tsaD gene encoding tRNA (adenosine(37)-N6)-threonylcarbamoyltransferase complex transferase subunit TsaD; its protein translation is MSTIILGIESSCDDTSAAVIRDGVIMSNVIASQAVHEAFGGVVPELASRAHQQNIIPVVSEAIKRAGIAKEELNAIAFTRGPGLLGSLLVGTSFAKGLATSLNIPMVDVNHLQAHVLAHFIKESEDDNDQPSFPFLCLLVSGGNSQIILVKAYNDMEVIGQTIDDAAGEAFDKCAKVMGMPYPGGPIVDRLAKEGNPKAFVLSKPHIAGYNYSFSGLKTSFLYLLRDNLKENPDFIEKNKADLCASLQATVVSILMDKLYRAARDLGIKEVAVAGGVSANSGVRGAFEDYSKRYGWKIHLPKFAFTTDNAAMVAITGYYKFLDKQFCPVSEVPFARVEL
- a CDS encoding DUF4295 domain-containing protein, with the translated sequence MAKKTVASLQKGEGRTYSKVIKMVKSPKTGAYIFQEEMVPNDAVKDSLK
- the rpmB gene encoding 50S ribosomal protein L28, producing the protein MSKICQITGKKALVGNNVSHSKRRTKRKFNVNLFTKKFFWVEQNCWISLTISAAGLRTINKLGLDAALKQAAGKGYLNA